One genomic window of Polyangium aurulentum includes the following:
- a CDS encoding serine/threonine-protein kinase: MEGSSVPRGAEANILGKYRLIAELGHGGMAEVYLAVAQGPAGFNKLVVIKQIRPQLATDPEFLSMFLDEARLAARLSHPNVVQTNEVGQDQERYFIAMEYLEGQPLNRILHRIGRDGGLTLQMHLRIIVDMLTGLHHAHELHDFDGTPLNVVHRDVTPHNVFVTYDGQVKVVDFGIAKAMNSSAETRLGVVKGKVAYMAPEQARGERVDRRADIFSAGVMLWEAATGRRLWKGIPDLTVLHRLINGDIPSPRSVDPNVSEELEKIVMKALALKREDRYATSVDLASAIEELLDAMGDKSSLREVGKLVARHFDDNRTKIKQIVEQQLRAAKSLATTEFQAISLPHLDAPSLSGAMSTTGQRDLTGSRSDLTGQRGAAPSTPSSLTASTAAAGPMAQTQRSSKGGVLGLVAVLGIAAIGAGAWYMTRPQPVVQPAPAAPATTAPAAQVEITINVTPPEAKLFLDGKPLAQNPFVGKFARDEGTHIIRAEAPGYATKNRDITFEKDRSFDITLEHQTAQGAPSADPKDVQQTKTKVILVPQHEQPDDMKTGGSKKPNRTIDQTNPYGP; this comes from the coding sequence ATGGAGGGATCCAGCGTCCCGAGGGGTGCCGAGGCCAATATCCTCGGAAAATACCGGCTCATCGCCGAGCTCGGTCACGGTGGCATGGCGGAGGTCTATCTGGCCGTCGCCCAGGGCCCCGCCGGCTTCAACAAGCTGGTCGTGATCAAGCAAATCCGGCCGCAGCTCGCGACGGATCCCGAGTTCCTCAGCATGTTCCTCGACGAGGCCCGGCTCGCCGCGCGCCTCAGCCACCCGAACGTCGTGCAGACCAACGAGGTCGGTCAGGACCAGGAGCGGTACTTCATCGCGATGGAGTACCTCGAGGGCCAGCCCCTCAATCGCATCCTTCACCGGATCGGCCGTGATGGCGGGCTGACGCTCCAGATGCACCTGCGCATCATCGTCGACATGCTCACCGGGCTCCACCACGCCCACGAACTGCACGACTTCGACGGCACCCCGCTCAACGTCGTCCACCGCGACGTCACGCCGCACAACGTGTTCGTCACGTACGACGGGCAGGTCAAGGTCGTCGACTTCGGCATCGCCAAGGCGATGAACTCGTCGGCCGAGACGCGCCTCGGCGTGGTGAAGGGCAAAGTCGCGTACATGGCCCCCGAGCAGGCGCGCGGCGAGCGCGTCGACCGCCGCGCCGACATCTTCTCCGCGGGCGTGATGCTCTGGGAGGCGGCCACCGGCCGCAGGCTCTGGAAGGGCATCCCCGATCTCACCGTCTTGCACCGGCTCATCAACGGTGACATCCCCTCGCCCCGCTCGGTCGATCCGAACGTCTCCGAGGAGCTCGAGAAGATCGTCATGAAGGCGCTCGCGCTCAAGCGCGAGGACCGCTACGCGACGTCGGTCGATCTCGCCTCGGCCATCGAGGAGCTGCTCGACGCCATGGGCGACAAGAGCTCGCTGCGCGAGGTCGGCAAGCTCGTCGCCCGGCACTTCGACGACAACCGCACCAAGATCAAGCAGATCGTCGAGCAGCAGCTCAGGGCCGCGAAGTCCCTCGCGACGACCGAGTTCCAGGCGATCAGCCTGCCTCACCTCGACGCCCCGTCCCTGTCGGGCGCGATGTCGACGACCGGCCAGCGAGACTTGACCGGATCGCGCTCCGATCTCACCGGCCAGCGCGGAGCCGCGCCCTCGACGCCCTCGTCGCTCACCGCGAGCACGGCCGCCGCCGGCCCGATGGCGCAGACCCAGCGCTCGTCGAAGGGCGGCGTCCTCGGCCTCGTGGCCGTGCTCGGCATCGCCGCGATCGGCGCCGGCGCCTGGTACATGACGCGCCCGCAGCCCGTGGTGCAGCCCGCGCCTGCCGCGCCCGCCACCACGGCCCCGGCCGCCCAGGTCGAGATCACCATCAACGTGACCCCGCCCGAGGCGAAGCTTTTCCTCGATGGAAAGCCGCTCGCGCAAAACCCGTTCGTCGGAAAGTTCGCCCGCGACGAGGGCACGCATATCATCCGTGCCGAGGCGCCGGGTTACGCCACGAAAAACCGCGACATCACCTTCGAGAAGGATCGCTCGTTCGACATCACGCTCGAGCATCAGACCGCGCAGGGCGCGCCCTCGGCCGATCCGAAGGACGTGCAGCAGACCAAGACGAAGGTGATCCTGGTGCCCCAGCACGAGCAGCCCGATGACATGAAGACCGGCGGCTCGAAGAAGCCAAACCGCACCATCGATCAGACAAACCCGTACGGACCCTGA
- a CDS encoding FIST signal transduction protein, with amino-acid sequence MTTRAGVGFSSATSSTDAGTAAAQEALRALGGADGIDLVLVFAGATHDFARLLPAIRKVTGEARLVGCSTAGEFSQDRVGHGAVTVMVIKSDSIRFRVGFGKGLKSARQSAISDALKGFSAEHRAARAAGFSYATSIVLCDGLAGHGEDLVEAVHQSTSMLAQVVGGAAADDAKFERTDVFLDDRHYADALIVVSAFSKTPIGIGVRHGLKPGCPSMIVTRAMDNVIQEIDGRPAIVAYERFAQSLGEPFTPQNRDAFMITHELGMLTSTGEYKIRAPLKANEDGSIVMASEVPVGASVAIMRGSDEGLVSAAEHAARSALANLGGRKPGAVVVFDCICRRIFLGDGYKRQVEAFRAVVGQDVPVIGWETYGEIALTPGQQSGWHNSTSVVAILPD; translated from the coding sequence ATGACGACCAGGGCCGGAGTCGGGTTCTCGAGCGCAACGTCGTCCACGGACGCAGGCACGGCTGCCGCGCAGGAGGCGCTGCGCGCCCTCGGCGGAGCCGACGGCATCGATCTGGTGCTCGTCTTCGCGGGCGCCACGCACGATTTTGCGAGGCTCTTGCCAGCGATCCGCAAGGTGACGGGCGAGGCGCGGCTCGTCGGATGCTCGACGGCGGGCGAGTTCTCGCAAGACCGGGTGGGCCACGGCGCCGTGACCGTGATGGTCATCAAGAGCGACTCGATCCGCTTCCGGGTCGGGTTCGGCAAGGGCCTGAAGTCCGCGCGGCAGTCGGCGATCTCCGACGCCCTCAAGGGCTTCTCCGCCGAGCACAGGGCCGCGCGCGCCGCGGGCTTTTCGTACGCGACGAGCATCGTCCTGTGCGACGGGCTCGCCGGTCACGGCGAGGATCTCGTCGAGGCCGTGCACCAGAGCACCAGCATGCTCGCCCAGGTCGTGGGCGGCGCCGCGGCCGACGACGCGAAGTTCGAGCGGACGGATGTCTTCCTCGACGACCGGCACTACGCGGACGCGCTGATCGTGGTGTCGGCCTTCTCGAAGACGCCCATCGGCATCGGCGTGAGGCACGGCCTGAAGCCGGGGTGTCCGAGCATGATCGTGACGCGGGCGATGGACAACGTGATCCAGGAGATCGACGGCCGGCCCGCGATCGTGGCCTACGAGCGCTTCGCGCAGAGCCTGGGCGAGCCCTTCACGCCGCAGAACCGCGACGCGTTCATGATCACGCACGAGCTCGGGATGCTGACGAGCACGGGCGAGTACAAGATCCGCGCGCCGCTCAAGGCGAACGAGGACGGCTCGATCGTGATGGCGTCCGAGGTCCCCGTCGGCGCGAGCGTGGCCATCATGCGCGGCAGCGACGAGGGGCTCGTTTCGGCGGCCGAGCACGCCGCGCGCAGCGCCCTCGCGAACCTCGGAGGCCGAAAGCCGGGCGCGGTGGTGGTCTTCGACTGCATCTGCCGCCGGATCTTCCTCGGCGATGGGTACAAGCGGCAGGTGGAGGCGTTCCGCGCCGTGGTGGGCCAGGACGTGCCCGTGATTGGATGGGAGACCTACGGAGAGATCGCGCTTACGCCCGGCCAGCAGTCCGGATGGCACAACTCGACGTCCGTGGTCGCCATCCTGCCCGACTAG
- a CDS encoding methyl-accepting chemotaxis protein gives MPTRRKIDVYLDRLIDEVESIAKGDDGRPLSPPPSDEPRALRLHAAFNTLVESNRKAGRGVEAAARMRSIGQQVAGTLADLLGSTRQQAASASQQAAMVNDITTTIEELNEVGVQNVEKAEGIIQIAEQSEQISQDGQRDVVAAIEGIDRLRQQVELIAAKILDLTERTQQIGEIIASVNEIAEQSKLLALNASIEAAKAGEHGRGFAVVALEIRTLAEQSKQATQQVRSILGEIQKASHSAAMVTEEGSKAATEGSGKVRRIGERLGQLVYVINQTTRAARQITGAMRQQSLGLEQIAQGMKQINLATQETKVSVEQAEVALDRLSRLTEPIRAHDAEA, from the coding sequence GTGCCCACGCGGCGGAAGATCGACGTCTACCTCGACCGGCTGATCGACGAGGTCGAGTCGATCGCGAAGGGCGATGACGGCAGGCCGCTGTCGCCCCCGCCCTCCGACGAGCCGCGCGCGCTGCGTCTGCACGCCGCGTTCAACACGCTCGTCGAGTCGAACCGCAAGGCCGGGCGCGGCGTCGAGGCGGCCGCGCGCATGCGCTCGATCGGGCAGCAGGTGGCCGGCACGCTGGCGGATCTGCTCGGCTCGACGCGCCAGCAAGCCGCGAGCGCGAGCCAGCAAGCGGCGATGGTCAACGACATCACGACGACCATCGAGGAGCTGAACGAGGTCGGCGTGCAGAACGTCGAGAAGGCCGAAGGGATCATCCAGATCGCCGAGCAATCGGAGCAGATCTCCCAGGACGGCCAGCGGGACGTGGTCGCCGCGATCGAGGGCATCGACAGGCTGCGGCAGCAGGTCGAGCTGATCGCCGCCAAGATCCTCGATCTGACCGAGCGCACGCAGCAGATCGGCGAGATCATCGCGAGCGTCAACGAGATCGCCGAGCAGAGCAAGCTGCTCGCCCTGAACGCGTCGATCGAGGCCGCGAAGGCGGGCGAGCACGGGCGCGGGTTCGCGGTCGTCGCGCTCGAGATCAGGACGCTGGCCGAGCAGTCGAAGCAAGCGACGCAGCAGGTGCGCTCGATCCTCGGCGAGATCCAGAAGGCGAGCCACAGCGCGGCCATGGTGACCGAGGAGGGCTCGAAGGCGGCCACCGAGGGCAGCGGCAAGGTGCGGCGGATCGGCGAGCGGCTCGGGCAGCTCGTCTACGTCATCAACCAGACGACGCGCGCGGCGCGGCAGATCACGGGCGCGATGCGGCAGCAGAGCCTCGGGCTCGAGCAGATCGCCCAGGGGATGAAGCAGATCAACCTCGCCACGCAGGAGACGAAGGTCAGCGTGGAGCAAGCCGAGGTTGCCCTCGATCGCCTGAGCCGGCTCACCGAGCCGATCCGGGCGCACGACGCGGAGGCATGA
- a CDS encoding chemotaxis protein CheW, protein MSSGGVTSLVLTRMGGRPCAIPCEHVVEIIPRVQLDHVPEAPPEVLGVINLRGRVVPVIDMRARVSKRTNLPVYQHLVIVRAQNKQIGLAVDEVRDVVTVPDEAIEKPGDMAGVRSPGVVRIEDDLVLVLGPEDAYHAAG, encoded by the coding sequence ATGTCGTCCGGCGGGGTGACGAGCCTCGTCCTCACGCGGATGGGCGGGCGGCCGTGCGCGATCCCGTGCGAGCACGTGGTCGAGATCATCCCGCGCGTGCAGCTCGACCACGTCCCGGAGGCGCCTCCCGAGGTGCTCGGGGTGATCAACCTGCGCGGGCGCGTGGTGCCGGTCATCGACATGCGCGCGCGCGTCTCGAAGAGGACCAACCTGCCCGTCTACCAGCACCTGGTCATCGTTCGAGCTCAAAACAAACAGATCGGGCTCGCCGTCGACGAGGTCCGCGACGTCGTCACCGTGCCCGACGAGGCCATCGAGAAGCCCGGGGACATGGCCGGCGTGCGGTCGCCGGGGGTCGTGCGCATCGAGGACGACCTGGTCCTCGTGCTCGGCCCGGAGGACGCCTACCATGCGGCGGGATGA
- a CDS encoding CheR family methyltransferase — translation MRRDEAKPSPLPPAAVRRIGELLRAQTRLSLRPRNLDVVARVALRRAAELGMRPPAYVERVLLGMDAGEAEHYVAELTVGETHFFRGPPQFEALRRTIVPALVERRGRRRAISALSAGCATGEEAYSLAIVLREGAPDEGWQLAVTGVDLNGRFLQKALTARYSAWSLRDVPESVRRRYFHVEGDLFVLSEDLRRLVTFRRRSLTEGPLVEAGLRGLDLVVCQNVLYYLEPEVRPAVLASLVDTLAPGGFLLLGPVDHTGEVPRCRAVPMGDTVVFERTGSASVPPPPTRRSSSTSGLWSSPPPPPSPRSPLAPAEPQRTPEPPAPTLESALSLANAGDLRGALELVEGVLEDAPEEARAHLLQGLLLVELGGLDAALDAFRRCVYLDPSMLLAHAGAAVAGMRLGRPELVDRHAARLRALAGGKDPGAPIEGWEGMTVGRLLRLFGESAPAVPRAVEVPVR, via the coding sequence ATGCGGCGGGATGAGGCGAAGCCCTCGCCGCTGCCGCCCGCGGCGGTGAGGCGCATCGGCGAGCTGCTCCGCGCCCAGACGCGCCTGTCGCTGCGCCCGCGAAACCTCGACGTGGTGGCGCGCGTCGCCCTGCGCAGGGCCGCAGAGCTCGGCATGCGCCCCCCGGCCTACGTCGAGCGCGTGCTGCTCGGCATGGATGCCGGCGAGGCCGAGCACTACGTCGCCGAGCTCACGGTGGGCGAGACGCACTTCTTCCGAGGCCCGCCGCAGTTCGAGGCGCTGCGCCGGACGATCGTGCCGGCCCTCGTCGAGCGGCGAGGGCGCAGGCGCGCGATCTCGGCGCTCTCGGCCGGCTGCGCGACGGGCGAGGAGGCGTACTCGCTCGCGATCGTGCTGCGCGAGGGAGCCCCGGACGAGGGCTGGCAGCTCGCCGTGACGGGCGTCGATCTGAACGGGCGCTTCCTGCAGAAGGCGCTCACCGCGCGCTACTCGGCGTGGTCGCTGCGCGACGTGCCCGAGAGCGTGCGCCGGCGCTACTTCCACGTGGAGGGCGATCTCTTCGTCCTGTCGGAGGATCTGCGCCGCCTCGTGACCTTCCGCAGGCGCAGCCTCACCGAGGGCCCGCTCGTCGAGGCGGGCCTGCGCGGCCTCGATCTCGTGGTCTGTCAGAACGTCCTTTACTACCTCGAGCCGGAGGTCCGCCCGGCCGTCCTCGCCTCGCTGGTGGACACGCTCGCGCCTGGCGGGTTTCTGCTCCTCGGGCCCGTCGATCACACGGGCGAGGTGCCCCGCTGCCGCGCCGTGCCCATGGGCGACACCGTCGTCTTCGAGCGCACGGGCTCGGCGAGCGTGCCGCCGCCTCCGACGCGTCGATCGAGCTCGACGAGTGGCCTGTGGAGCTCGCCGCCGCCGCCGCCATCGCCGCGCTCGCCCCTCGCCCCCGCCGAGCCGCAGCGCACCCCCGAACCGCCTGCGCCCACGCTCGAGTCGGCCCTTTCGCTCGCCAACGCGGGAGATCTGCGAGGGGCGCTCGAGCTCGTCGAGGGGGTGCTCGAAGATGCGCCCGAGGAGGCGCGGGCGCACTTGCTCCAGGGTCTTTTGCTGGTCGAGCTCGGCGGACTGGATGCGGCGCTCGACGCCTTCCGCCGCTGCGTGTACCTCGATCCATCGATGCTCCTCGCCCACGCGGGGGCGGCCGTCGCCGGCATGAGGCTCGGGCGCCCCGAACTCGTCGATCGCCACGCGGCGCGCCTGCGCGCGCTCGCCGGTGGCAAGGATCCAGGCGCGCCCATCGAGGGCTGGGAAGGCATGACCGTCGGGCGCCTTCTGCGGCTCTTCGGGGAGAGCGCCCCCGCCGTGCCGCGAGCCGTCGAGGTGCCCGTCCGATGA
- a CDS encoding chemotaxis protein CheW, giving the protein MSETEVSVYERLRRSLGELAEKLREGKSGERDVDPRILAERTRRIAREPLRLDRAPDSISCIVFERSGRRYAVQLESVDEVGPMSRITRVPGVPEYFLGVAARRGRIVAVVDLPMLFTPDARSTAEAQHLVMTSNAEVMCAVAADALHNIIEVNKRTIAKAMPTFPPLVQRHTLGVLEDRTVVLDLGSLLSDRSLRVEERG; this is encoded by the coding sequence ATGAGCGAGACCGAAGTCAGCGTCTACGAGCGGCTCCGGCGCTCGCTCGGCGAGCTCGCCGAGAAGCTCCGCGAGGGCAAGAGCGGCGAGCGCGACGTCGACCCACGCATCCTCGCCGAGCGCACGCGCCGCATCGCCCGCGAGCCGCTGCGCCTCGACCGCGCCCCCGACTCGATAAGCTGCATCGTCTTCGAGCGCAGCGGCCGGCGTTATGCCGTGCAGCTCGAGTCGGTCGACGAGGTCGGCCCGATGAGCCGCATCACGCGCGTGCCCGGCGTGCCCGAGTACTTCCTCGGCGTGGCGGCGCGGCGCGGGCGCATCGTGGCCGTCGTGGATCTGCCCATGCTCTTCACCCCCGACGCGCGCTCGACCGCCGAGGCGCAGCACCTCGTGATGACCTCGAACGCCGAGGTCATGTGCGCGGTGGCCGCGGACGCGCTGCACAACATCATCGAGGTCAACAAGCGGACGATCGCCAAGGCCATGCCGACCTTCCCTCCGCTCGTCCAGCGGCACACGCTCGGGGTCCTCGAGGATCGCACCGTGGTCCTCGATCTGGGCTCGCTCCTGTCCGACAGGTCCCTGCGCGTCGAGGAGCGTGGCTGA